In Primulina eburnea isolate SZY01 chromosome 5, ASM2296580v1, whole genome shotgun sequence, a single window of DNA contains:
- the LOC140832126 gene encoding probable trehalose-phosphate phosphatase F: protein MDLKSSKVSPVLADPTPVNKSRLGIHSSLLPSFSNSISAVPRKKPGKLDDVRSNGWLDAMISSSPPRKKAVKDFNSLSDETDIAYLSWMIRYPSALNSFQLIMDVARNRKLVIFLDYDGTLSPIVDDPDLAFMSGEMRLAVKNAANHFPTAIISGRSRNKVYELVGLKELYYAGSHGMDIMLPGKDTVSGNDLNCVKGTDIEGKEVNLFQPASEFLPMINEVYTALVEITKDIKGSKVENHKFCVSVHYRNVDENSWPVIAQYVHDIMKEHPRLRLTHGRKVLEVRPGIEWDKGKAVEFLLKSLGFSNHRDVLPIYIGDDRTDEDAFKVLRKEYRGHGILVSAVPKESNAFFSLRDPSEVQYFLESLVKTVQQDDA from the exons ATGGATTTGAAGTCGTCAAAAGTGTCTCCTGTTCTTGCGGATCCTACACCAGTGAACAAATCGAGGCTGGGGATCCATTCCAGTCTCTTACCATCATTCTCGAATAGTATTTCTGCAGTTCCAAGAAAAAAGCCTGGAAAGCTAGACGATGTTCGATCTAACGGCTGGCTCGATGCAATGATATCTTCATCCCCTCCTCGTAAAAAGGCTGTCAAGGATTTCAACAGTTTATCGGACGAAACGGATATTGCTTACCTGTCTTGGATG ATTAGATATCCATCGGCTCTCAACTCCTTCCAACTAATCATGGATGTTGCGAGGAATAGGAAATTAGTGATATTCTTGGACTATGATGGAACTCTTTCCCCCATTGTGGACGACCCTGATCTGGCTTTTATGTCTGGCGAA ATGCGTCTTGCTGTAAAAAATGCAGCAAATCATTTTCCAACAGCCATCATCAGTGGAAGAAGCCGGAATAAG GTTTATGAATTAGTAGGACTTAAAGAACTCTATTACGCCGGTAGTCATGGCATGGACATCATGCTCCCAGGCAAAGACACAGTGTCTGGAAACGATTTAAACTGTGTCAAGGGTACTGATATAGAG GGAAAGGAGGTGAATCTGTTCCAGCCCGCGAGTGAATTTTTACCCATGATCAATGAG GTTTATACCGCCCTTGTTGAGATTACAAAAGATATTAAAGGTTCAAAAGTGGAGAACCATAAATTTTGCGTCTCTGTACATTATCGTAACGTAGATGAAAAT AGTTGGCCTGTAATTGCACAGTATGTTCATGACATTATGAAGGAACATCCTCGATTAAGACTAACACATGGACGAAAG GTATTAGAGGTTCGACCGGGGATCGAGTGGGATAAAGGAAAAGCAGTCGAATTTCTTCTGAAATCGTTAG GATTTAGTAATCATAGAGATGTGCTTCCTATATATATTGGAGATGACAGAACCGACGAAGATGCTTTCAAG GTACTGAGGAAGGAATATCGAGGACACGGGATTCTTGTGTCTGCTGTCCCTAAAGAAAGCAACGCTTTCTTCTCTCTGAGGGACCCTTCAGAG GTTCAATATTTCCTCGAATCCCTCGTCAAAACGGTGCAACAAGATGATGCATAG
- the LOC140832127 gene encoding LOW QUALITY PROTEIN: cation/H(+) antiporter 15-like (The sequence of the model RefSeq protein was modified relative to this genomic sequence to represent the inferred CDS: deleted 1 base in 1 codon) — MSDAGATTINKTDDTIICYAPTMITTNGIWQGDNPLDYSLPLFILQLSLVVVITRILVFVLKPFRQPRVISEILGGVILGPSLLGQSTRFANTIFPLRSVMVLETMANVGLLYFLFLVGVEMDIAVIRRSGKKALVIAAAGMVLPFLVGFAFSFILHSDTHILKMGTFVLFLGVSLSVTAFPVLARILAELKLLNTDIGRIAMSAALINDMFAWILLAFAIAMAENEAMSLASVWVILSSVAFVIFCVYVVRPVISWLIRRTPEGESISEFYICLILTGVMISGFITDAIGTHSVFGAFVFGLVVPNGPLGVTLIEKLEDFVSGLLLPLFFAISGLKTDITLITGVKTWAILAVIIVLACAGKIAGTLLVALYYKMPFNEGLALGFLMNTKGLVEIIVLNVGKDQKVLDDQSFSVMVVAAVVMTSIIAPVVIKIYRPARKFIPYKRRTIQRTKRDGEFRVLVCVHSPRNVPTVINLLEASHPTKKSPIGAYILHLVELTGRASAMLIVHNTRKSGRPALNRTQAQSDHIINAFENFEQHAGFVSVNPLTAISPYSTMHEDICSVSEDKRVALIIIPFHKQQTVDGGMESTNPAFQTINQNVLANAPCSVGILVDRGLNGSTRLAANQVTHHVAVLFFGGADDREALAYAWRMCEHPRISLSVLRFLPGESIVEPTQEGRLNQNGRQILTVVTDNDREKQLDEDYINEFRARTMHDSSVVYTEKVVNHGEETVAAIRSIDTIHDLFIVGRGQGIVSSVTAGLTDWSECPELGAIGDLLASSDFAATYSVLVVQQYVGMEAHGDAIIATPDSPNQHQEQYSFTPPRNQAVFHPQP; from the exons ATGTCGGATGCAGGGGCGACAACCATCAACAAAACGGACGATACGATAATATGCTATGCTCCGACCATGATAACCACAAACGGGATTTGGCAAGGCGATAACCCTTTGGATTATTCTTTGCCACTCTTCATATTGCAATTGTCGCTCGTCGTCGTCATAACTCGTATTCTTGTTTTCGTCTTGAAACCATTTCGCCAGCCTCGTGTCATTTCTGAGATCCTT GGAGGGGTGATCTTGGGTCCATCACTGCTGGGACAAAGCACCCGATTCGCAAACACCATTTTTCCTTTAAGGAGTGTAATGGTTCTTGAAACTATGGCAAATGTAGGCCTTCTCTATTTCCTTTTTCTTGTCGGAGTAGAAATGGACATTGCTGTGATTCGTCGGAGTGGCAAAAAGGCTTTAGTCATTGCTGCTGCGGGCATGGTTTTACCGTTTCTTGTTGGCTTTGCTTTCTCTTTTATCCTGCATTCAGACACACATATCCTAAAGATGGGCACTTTCGTGCTCTTCCTTGGGGTTTCGCTTTCTGTCACCGCTTTC CCTGTTCTTGCGCGTATATTAGCAGAGCTTAAACTTCTCAACACGGACATCGGAAGAATTGCCATGTCCGCGGCTCTGATCAATGACATGTTTGCATGGATTCTCTTAGCATTTGCCATTGCCATGGCTGAGAATGAGGCAATGTCATTGGCTTCAGTTTGGGTGATATTGTCAAGCGTAGCCTTTGTTATTTTCTGTGTTTATGTGGTACGTCCGGTCATTTCATGGTTGATACGAAGGACCCCAGAAGGAGAATCCATCAGTGAATTCTACATCTGCCTTATACTCACCGGGGTTATGATATCCGGTTTCATCACAGATGCTATAGGAACACATTCTGTTTTTGGAGCTTTCGTTTTTGGCTTAGTGGTACCCAATGGACCTCTTGGTGTAACCCTCATAGAGAAGCTTGAAGACTTCGTTTCAGGGCTCCTGCTGCCCCTTTTCTTCGCCATTAGCGGCCTCAAAACAGATATTACTTTGATAACAGGAGTGAAAACATGGGCCATTTTAGCCGTTATAATTGTTCTTGCATGTGCCGGTAAAATCGCGGGAACACTTCTTGTCGCTCTTTATTACAAGATGCCGTTCAACGAAGGGCTTGCTCTAGGTTTCCTGATGAACACGAAAGGGCTTGTAGAGATTATTGTTCTTAACGTCGGCAAAGACCAAAAG GTCTTGGATGATCAGTCTTTTTCTGTCATGGTAGTTGCAGCAGTGGTTATGACTTCGATAATCGCACCAGTTGTCATCAAGATCTACAGGCCGGCGAGAAAATTCATACCCTACAAAAGGAGAACGATTCAGAGAACGAAACGGGACGGCGAGTTTCGTGTCCTCGTGTGTGTTCACTCTCCAAGAAATGTCCCAACAGTCATCAACCTCCTTGAAGCCTCTCATCCTACCAAGAAATCCCCCATTGGGGCATACATTCTGCACCTTGTCGAGCTCACGGGCCGTGCATCAGCCATGCTTATAGTGCACAACACTAGGAAATCAGGACGCCCAGCCCTCAACCGTACGCAAGCTCAATCCGATCACATCATCAACGCATTTGAAAACTTTGAGCAACACGCTGGTTTCGTCTCCGTCAACCCCCTCACCGCCATATCTCCTTACTCAACCATGCATGAAGACATTTGCAGCGTCTCAGAGGACAAGCGAGTTGCCTTAATCATAATCCCTTTCCATAAGCAACAAACAGTGGATGGAGGAATGGAATCAACCAACCCAGCATTTCAAACAATTAACCAAAACGTATTAGCCAATGCCCCTTGCTCGGTTGGGATCCTTGTGGATAGAGGACTCAACGGATCCACAAGATTGGCCGCAAATCAAGTAACTCACCATGTAGCGGTACTATTCTTTGGTGGAGCAGACGACAGAGAAGCATTAGCATATGCATGGAGGATGTGTGAACATCCCAGGATCAGTCTCTCCGTTTTGCGTTTCCTTCCCGGAGAAAGTATAGTGGAACCAACTCAGGAAGGCCGACTTAATCAAAATGGCCGCCAAATCTTGACTGTAGTGACCGATAACGATAGAGAAAAACAGCTAGACGAGGACTATATAAACGAGTTCCGGGCAAGAACTATGCATGATTCCTCTGTAGTCTACACCGAGAAAGTGGTGAATCATGGAGAAGAAACAGTGGCAGCGATAAGATCAATAGACACAATCCATGATTTGTTTATAGTAGGTAGAGGACAGGGCATCGTATCCTCGGTGACGGCTGGACTTAC
- the LOC140832125 gene encoding flavin-containing monooxygenase FMO GS-OX-like 4 yields the protein MTINSPTATVQFSLQAMPVIASRTVAVIGAGAAGLAAARELVHQGHSVVVYERDTQLGGTWAYTPESESDLMGLDPMRQIVQSSLYASLRTNLPREVMGFRAFPFSASQKPGRDARRFPGHAEVLEYLKDFADEFGLRDLVRFGCEVCHVRMMEDHKWMVRSRERNEFGDSREEDKVYDAVVVCNGHYTEPRIAEIPGIDEWPGKQIHSHNYRVPEPYRNQIVVLIGSAASANDISRDIAEVAKEVHIASRSVQIEELGKLSGHENIWLHSMISYVCKDGTVAFEDGKEVCADVILHCTGYKYHFPFLETNGVVTVDDNRVGPLYKHIFPPALAPWISFVGLPWKVVPFPMFEYQCKWLAGVLSGQIPLPTINEMMADVEGFYSSMEASGIAKRFTHRVGDLQFEYNDWLAGQSGSPPTEEWRKPMYLVASRKKRSAPETYRDEWEDEDLISLAHLDFEKYISNDKISL from the exons ATGACAATAAACAGCCCCACCGCGACGGTTCAGTTCTCCCTCCAGGCAATGCCAGTGATCGCCTCCAGAACAGTCGCTGTGATTGGCGCTGGCGCTGCCGGTCTCGCTGCGGCCCGGGAGCTTGTGCACCAAGGCCATAGCGTCGTGGTTTACGAGCGGGACACACAACTCGGCGGCACGTGGGCCTACACTCCCGAGAGCGAGTCCGACCTTATGGGACTCGATCCGATGCGACAAATCGTTCAATCCAGCCTCTATGCATCCCTCCGCACGAATCTTCCCCGGGAAGTAATGGGTTTCAGGGCCTTCCCGTTTTCCGCTAGCCAAAAACCTGGGAGGGATGCTCGGAGGTTTCCGGGACACGCGGAGGTGTTGGAGTATTTGAAGGATTTCGCGGATGAGTTTGGGTTGCGGGACTTGGTAAGGTTTGGGTGTGAGGTATGTCATGTGAGGATGATGGAAGATCACAAATGGATGGTGAGATCAAGAGAGAGAAATGAATTTGGTGATAGTCGTGAAGAGGATAAAGTTTATGATGCTGTGGTAGTTTGCAACGGACATTATACGGAGCCTCGGATTGCTGAAATACCAG GGATTGATGAGTGGCCAGGGAAACAAATTCATAGCCACAATTATCGTGTTCCCGAGCCCTATCGCAATCAA ATTGTGGTACTGATTGGGAGTGCTGCAAGTGCTAATGATATCTCCAGAGATATTGCTGAAGTGGCTAAAGAAGTTCACATTGCATCCAGATCAGTCCAAATTGAAGAACTTGGAAAACTCTCGGGTCATGAAAATATTTGGCTCCATTCAATG ATCAGCTATGTCTGTAAAGATGGTACTGTGGCTTTTGAAGATGGAAAAGAAGTGTGTGCCGATGTTATCCTTCACTGCACAGG gtACAAGTATCACTtcccatttcttgaaacaaacggAGTTGTGACTGTGGACGACAATCGTGTCGGTCCACTGTACAAGCACATTTTTCCACCAGCCTTAGCCCCATGGATTTCATTTGTTGGCTTGCCATGGAAG GTTGTACCTTTCCCCATGTTTGAATACCAATGCAAGTGGTTAGCTGGAGTTTTATCCGGTCAAATTCCCCTCCCAACAATAAATGAAATGATGGCTGATGTTGAAGGTTTTTACTCATCAATGGAAGCATCTGGCATTGCTAAGCGGTTCACTCATAGAGTCGGCGACCTTCAG TTCGAGTATAATGACTGGTTAGCTGGCCAGAGTGGCTCTCCTCCAACCGAAGAATGGAGAAAGCCAATGTATTTGGTGGCTAGCAGGAAAAAGAGAAGTGCACCAGAGACATACCGCGACGAGTGGGAAGACGAAGATTTGATCTCCCTGGCTCATCTGGACTTCGAAAAATACATTTCCAATGACAAGATCTCTTTGTAG